From the genome of Amycolatopsis sp. NBC_01488, one region includes:
- a CDS encoding inositol monophosphatase family protein gives MTNDNVLTLMVQAAEKAGLALLASYDPASRPPGRAAMYELGTQLEATSTTIVREALDGAVPGVDWWDEDERGRVVPPGRWWVVDGAEGAVNHVHGLPEWGVTITLVTDGQPERTVVRRPIGDLTWTAARGQGARLNGELLRVSAKTDLSAAAVTASQAGNDRGVYERFASAFVEMASRALLVRNTIPTVFPLLGLTSGQYDVFWQYEPDLPGTAAGSLLAGEAGAIVTDLAGSAWDVNAADILVAAPGLHASALEVLR, from the coding sequence ATGACCAACGACAACGTGCTGACGCTGATGGTTCAGGCGGCCGAGAAGGCCGGGCTGGCTTTGCTCGCTTCGTACGACCCGGCGAGCCGGCCGCCCGGCCGGGCGGCGATGTACGAGCTCGGCACCCAGCTCGAAGCGACCTCGACGACGATCGTGCGTGAGGCGCTCGACGGCGCCGTGCCCGGCGTGGACTGGTGGGACGAAGACGAGCGCGGCCGGGTCGTGCCGCCGGGGCGGTGGTGGGTGGTCGACGGCGCCGAAGGCGCGGTCAACCACGTGCACGGCCTGCCGGAGTGGGGCGTGACGATCACGCTGGTGACGGACGGGCAGCCGGAGCGGACCGTCGTCCGCCGGCCGATCGGTGACCTGACGTGGACGGCGGCGCGCGGGCAGGGAGCGCGTCTCAACGGAGAACTGTTGCGCGTGTCGGCCAAGACGGACCTTTCGGCGGCAGCGGTGACGGCCAGCCAGGCGGGCAACGACCGTGGTGTTTACGAGCGGTTCGCGAGTGCGTTCGTCGAGATGGCTTCGCGGGCGTTGCTGGTGCGCAACACGATCCCGACGGTGTTTCCGTTGCTGGGCCTGACTTCCGGGCAGTACGACGTGTTCTGGCAGTACGAACCCGACCTGCCGGGTACGGCGGCCGGGTCCCTGCTGGCCGGGGAAGCGGGCGCGATCGTCACGGACCTGGCGGGTTCGGCTTGGGACGTCAACGCGGCCGACATCCTCGTCGCCGCACCGGGTTTGCACGCCTCGGCGCTCGAGGTGCTGCGATGA